A section of the Dehalobacter sp. DCM genome encodes:
- a CDS encoding Fe-only nitrogenase accessory AnfO family protein: MAHKITVLLNKEGETGVLTDDCRAVTYTRSSGIWKEAAGCGFTLNGVTSMNELRDRIAELVNFMADYKIFVAAKIQGIALNILQQENVMCWEIAGYPQNLLDAVLKEAEDAWLREKSALQSQINDDNEFQYIREISSGHYAISLKEIQENNTQVTTKQALLPFLQRQKFKILEIACSHIPQWLEPELMMRGFAMEVNKQYGNEMELIVTSDNI, encoded by the coding sequence ATGGCCCACAAAATAACAGTCTTGCTGAATAAAGAAGGGGAAACAGGCGTATTAACAGATGATTGCCGGGCAGTAACCTACACGCGCAGTTCCGGTATCTGGAAGGAAGCCGCAGGTTGCGGTTTTACTTTAAACGGTGTGACGTCAATGAATGAATTACGGGATAGAATAGCAGAACTGGTCAATTTCATGGCGGATTACAAAATTTTTGTCGCAGCCAAAATTCAAGGAATTGCTTTAAATATATTGCAGCAGGAAAATGTTATGTGCTGGGAAATTGCTGGATATCCGCAGAATTTACTGGATGCGGTTTTAAAAGAAGCGGAAGACGCGTGGTTAAGGGAAAAGAGCGCATTGCAAAGCCAGATAAATGATGACAATGAGTTTCAGTATATTCGAGAAATATCTTCAGGCCACTATGCCATTTCACTAAAAGAAATTCAAGAAAACAATACGCAGGTGACGACGAAACAAGCTCTTCTGCCGTTTCTTCAACGACAAAAATTTAAAATTTTGGAAATAGCATGCAGTCATATTCCACAGTGGCTGGAGCCGGAACTTATGATGCGAGGCTTTGCCATGGAAGTTAATAAACAATACGGAAACGAAATGGAATTAATCGTAACATCTGATAACATCTGA
- a CDS encoding 2-isopropylmalate synthase: MRKVDIFDTTLRDGEQSLETTLNCSEKIEIGKQLVKLGVDVIEAGFPASSPNDFKSVRAISQEVKGAIVCGLARCVAQDIDLCADALRGAKNTRVNIGLAVSPIHMEKKLRLKPQQVIDKAVWAVNYARKYFNEVQFFLEDAYRSEFDFLVRIMEEVIKAGVTIVTVSDTVGVAMPWKSSELIKNLKETVKQVDNIKLSVHYHNDLGLAVANSLMALLAGADQVEGTINGIGERAGNASLEELLMALYMEQTTFGMSTGANYAEIYMTSKVVSEITGIAIPRYKAVVGDNMFCHASGIHQDGVIKEKLTYEPFDPGIIGAPAGKIVLTSKSGRNALRHKLKELGYEYHQAELDHIYRKFIYIADQKRRSVNEHDLIRLVLCNT, encoded by the coding sequence ATGAGGAAGGTTGACATATTCGATACGACCTTAAGAGATGGGGAACAATCATTGGAAACAACACTCAACTGCTCGGAAAAAATTGAAATTGGCAAACAGCTGGTTAAACTTGGTGTTGATGTGATTGAGGCTGGTTTTCCCGCTTCCTCACCGAATGACTTCAAATCAGTACGCGCAATTAGTCAGGAGGTTAAAGGTGCGATTGTCTGCGGCTTGGCACGGTGTGTTGCTCAAGATATCGACCTCTGCGCAGACGCTCTCAGGGGAGCAAAGAACACCCGTGTTAATATTGGCTTGGCCGTATCGCCGATTCATATGGAAAAAAAACTGCGCTTAAAACCGCAGCAGGTAATCGATAAGGCTGTATGGGCTGTAAACTATGCCAGGAAATATTTCAACGAGGTGCAGTTTTTCTTAGAGGACGCCTACCGCAGTGAATTTGATTTTTTGGTTCGTATTATGGAAGAGGTAATCAAAGCCGGGGTAACAATTGTCACTGTTTCGGATACAGTAGGCGTGGCGATGCCCTGGAAGAGTAGCGAATTAATTAAGAATTTAAAGGAAACAGTGAAACAAGTCGATAATATAAAATTAAGCGTTCATTATCATAATGATTTAGGCTTAGCGGTTGCCAACTCCCTGATGGCTTTGCTAGCAGGTGCAGACCAAGTGGAAGGAACTATCAACGGTATCGGTGAAAGGGCCGGCAATGCCTCACTCGAAGAGCTGCTTATGGCGCTTTACATGGAACAAACTACTTTCGGAATGAGTACAGGTGCCAATTACGCTGAGATTTACATGACCAGTAAAGTGGTATCTGAAATCACGGGTATTGCAATTCCCCGTTATAAAGCGGTTGTCGGAGACAATATGTTTTGCCATGCTTCTGGGATTCATCAGGACGGCGTCATCAAAGAAAAACTGACTTATGAACCCTTTGATCCGGGAATCATCGGAGCTCCTGCAGGGAAAATTGTGCTTACGTCAAAATCCGGGCGCAATGCCTTAAGGCATAAATTAAAAGAGCTTGGCTATGAATATCACCAAGCTGAATTAGATCATATTTACCGAAAATTCATTTATATCGCGGACCAAAAAAGAAGATCAGTGAATGAGCATGATTTGATCCGGCTAGTACTTTGTAACACCTAA